The following are from one region of the Polyangiaceae bacterium genome:
- a CDS encoding response regulator, producing MVEGPGAEEKPEAVAAARTEFVQSLGRRLEFIRNLLESLNKAPDASERQASAQRRLHALKAAAQVLAFDGLAEALSEVEAEVSGPLSSERATQLVRRLELMPSLVLSPGGSGQFRAVKPAANAGRAYPMHALVFGTPPLADSLKSELAFATGHALEVERTESLMRARGLAFENAPDVILVDYDRPSAQELIETLLGDGALEVAPIVVVGSFDSPEAASGLAKLGVNRVLPKPVSPSTLRATVLDVFGRSASKPEALRGFGELTVEKLATRVASELEEGLKGTVDPATVERLVNLGDGSEVLAAVWGAIARIREVVTVRSGGNVRFDPRGPEGAIHVAPWVTGERRAGERAAGGRVGDDVTLDGRLILVADDDPAVTWFISGLLRSAGAQVMEAHDGRRALELAQRHWPDAIVSDILMPELDGFKLCRAVKGDIAVRDVPVILLSWKEDMLQRVRELGAGADGYLKKEADGSLVVQRLREVLRPRSRIEARLATGGEVKGRLGDITPRLILQLACKRLPNCVLTVRDAAYLYEIEIRRGKPVAATRTSEEGSHVRGKQVISALLGVSAGRFAVKPSDAEVQRDFEHDLFGVLEEPIRLARGARAALGEGRLFEVSQVALDPAVLDAYMRATPDAARDVARRVAQGVPVRQLVKEGVEVGLVEAVLLDLAQHGGVRAIVTQSSEDLLPRAAELMSEVTATGEPPPVMESLEPPQFTLRFEQSSVPPEVDEAPAIEEAFSQPPSSDDESDFSGLLEADEQAEPALSAQDEEEIESVLDHLSEHPPAEDQGERDESALGDASSAEEDIAKLPVRKIEFKRSSTLLSVTEAARQAIADSELDIEPEPSPAMAEAAGESASKVPPASENVDDAWSEKAPEAVASEAPSAAELEPSVAPEAQSAAAEAESKAPEADVGALESASDADPALEASAAPEAVVQAESVVPDASEAPEVSAAPEASEPTDASVEPDVESVAPPAMSMEPADADASAAPPAEGMSEEPPVVQSPTATAPPAAPRPTLDLGGKDGTAPLGTVGPVSAKKANSERAEPSASDVEAAQGQTAPLPPTKEIEAPVKSLRSELVSGLERRPSVESKSPAVKTVVMPKPGEKLEHTAPLPPTKEVEFKAKAPVEEISEAPATVISEAPKAAPPKAESVDPAVSASAAEAEVSAPSESRASAAAESPTSQVLEQSSDSVPVARAKAKVDTQMGLGPGPGPQAARKEEKPEVKISESLKSIAEAARKDAAARNDESVRKNEPVRKETPESEAEPKAGTEGEKAAGPSIGLKALDAKRDAAKSEERDEGDRESASRLPGTKSIRFDEPRVRKIDKGPMPRLEDETPAALAANGVYKSGGPKWLRGAGTIGAAAAAGLVAYFGVRMLMGPAAADTNLEETPAAAAEAPMEESSAETPEAPAESAPEATKKKHEAKVGGNVKLTFGDAPDDITLDADKGLLELNTGARHSIYVDEQFVGRGPRRRVPLGTGKHDVRLKLNGEELKQEVQIEARRTTLFEVQGAEDED from the coding sequence GGGCGGAGGCTGGAGTTTATCCGTAACCTGCTGGAATCACTGAACAAAGCGCCGGACGCCAGCGAGCGTCAGGCGTCGGCTCAGCGAAGACTCCACGCATTGAAGGCAGCGGCACAGGTGCTCGCCTTCGACGGCTTGGCCGAAGCGCTGAGCGAAGTCGAAGCCGAAGTTTCCGGACCGCTGAGCTCCGAGCGCGCCACCCAACTGGTGCGGCGGCTGGAGCTGATGCCAAGCCTGGTGTTGAGCCCCGGAGGCTCGGGACAATTCCGTGCGGTAAAGCCGGCGGCCAACGCCGGACGCGCGTATCCGATGCACGCGCTGGTGTTTGGTACGCCACCGCTCGCCGACTCGCTGAAGAGCGAACTGGCATTCGCCACTGGGCATGCCCTGGAGGTCGAGCGCACCGAGAGCCTGATGCGCGCACGCGGCCTCGCCTTCGAGAACGCGCCGGACGTGATCCTCGTGGACTACGACCGCCCCAGCGCTCAGGAGCTGATCGAGACGCTGCTTGGCGACGGAGCTCTCGAGGTTGCTCCGATTGTCGTGGTTGGCTCCTTCGATTCGCCGGAGGCGGCCTCTGGGCTCGCCAAGCTCGGGGTCAACCGGGTGCTACCAAAGCCCGTCAGCCCCAGCACGCTACGCGCGACGGTGCTGGATGTGTTTGGGCGCTCGGCGAGCAAACCCGAGGCGCTGCGCGGCTTCGGTGAACTGACGGTAGAAAAGCTCGCGACCCGCGTAGCGAGTGAACTCGAAGAAGGACTCAAGGGGACGGTGGACCCCGCCACCGTCGAGCGACTGGTCAACCTGGGCGACGGCTCCGAGGTGCTGGCTGCGGTGTGGGGCGCGATTGCGCGTATCCGCGAGGTAGTTACGGTTCGCTCCGGCGGCAACGTACGCTTCGACCCCCGTGGGCCGGAGGGTGCGATCCATGTCGCCCCCTGGGTCACCGGAGAGCGCCGCGCTGGTGAGCGCGCTGCCGGTGGTCGTGTCGGGGATGACGTCACGCTGGATGGCCGGCTCATCTTGGTGGCTGACGATGACCCGGCAGTGACTTGGTTCATCAGCGGTCTCTTGCGCAGCGCTGGAGCGCAGGTGATGGAGGCCCACGATGGGCGGCGTGCGCTCGAGCTAGCGCAGCGGCACTGGCCTGACGCAATCGTCAGCGACATCCTGATGCCCGAGCTCGACGGCTTCAAGCTTTGCCGCGCGGTAAAGGGCGACATCGCGGTGCGCGATGTCCCGGTGATCTTGCTGTCCTGGAAAGAGGACATGCTGCAGCGAGTGCGCGAACTGGGAGCTGGCGCAGACGGTTACCTGAAGAAGGAAGCCGACGGCTCGCTGGTGGTTCAGCGCTTGCGTGAGGTGCTGCGTCCCCGCAGCCGTATCGAGGCGCGTCTAGCGACGGGCGGTGAGGTGAAAGGGCGCCTCGGCGACATCACGCCGCGGCTCATCCTTCAGCTGGCCTGCAAGCGCCTGCCCAACTGCGTGCTGACGGTGCGCGATGCGGCCTACCTATACGAGATTGAGATCCGCCGGGGTAAGCCGGTCGCTGCAACGCGCACTTCCGAAGAGGGCAGCCACGTGCGGGGCAAGCAAGTCATCTCGGCGCTGCTTGGCGTGAGCGCTGGTCGCTTCGCGGTGAAGCCGAGCGATGCCGAGGTTCAGCGCGATTTCGAGCATGACTTGTTTGGCGTGCTCGAGGAGCCGATCCGACTTGCTCGCGGCGCCCGTGCGGCGCTGGGTGAGGGGCGCTTGTTCGAGGTCAGTCAAGTGGCGCTCGATCCCGCGGTGCTCGACGCGTACATGCGCGCAACTCCCGATGCGGCGCGTGACGTCGCGCGGCGGGTGGCGCAAGGCGTTCCCGTGCGGCAACTCGTCAAGGAGGGCGTGGAGGTTGGCCTGGTCGAGGCTGTGCTGCTCGACCTCGCCCAGCACGGCGGGGTGCGCGCCATCGTTACCCAAAGCTCGGAAGACTTGCTGCCGCGTGCGGCTGAGTTGATGAGCGAAGTGACCGCGACGGGCGAGCCGCCTCCGGTGATGGAGAGCCTCGAGCCGCCGCAGTTCACGCTGCGCTTCGAGCAGTCATCGGTGCCGCCCGAGGTGGATGAAGCCCCAGCGATCGAGGAGGCCTTCTCTCAGCCGCCGTCTTCCGACGACGAGTCCGACTTCTCGGGGCTGCTGGAGGCTGATGAGCAAGCGGAGCCGGCCCTGAGCGCTCAAGACGAGGAGGAGATCGAGAGTGTCCTCGATCACCTGAGTGAGCATCCGCCAGCGGAGGATCAGGGGGAGAGGGACGAGTCAGCGCTTGGCGATGCGAGCTCGGCAGAGGAAGACATCGCCAAGCTGCCGGTGCGCAAGATCGAGTTCAAGCGCAGCTCGACGCTGCTGAGCGTCACCGAAGCCGCGCGTCAGGCCATCGCAGATTCCGAACTCGATATCGAGCCCGAGCCGTCCCCTGCGATGGCCGAGGCAGCTGGAGAAAGCGCCTCCAAGGTGCCGCCCGCGTCGGAGAACGTCGACGACGCTTGGAGCGAGAAGGCGCCGGAGGCGGTCGCTAGCGAAGCTCCCAGCGCAGCCGAGCTGGAGCCGAGCGTCGCGCCTGAAGCGCAGAGCGCTGCGGCTGAGGCCGAGAGCAAGGCGCCTGAGGCGGACGTCGGCGCGCTGGAGTCAGCCTCCGACGCCGACCCTGCTCTCGAGGCGAGCGCCGCACCTGAGGCCGTCGTCCAGGCGGAGAGCGTCGTACCTGACGCGAGCGAGGCACCCGAAGTGAGCGCTGCGCCGGAGGCGAGTGAGCCCACCGACGCAAGCGTGGAACCGGACGTTGAAAGCGTCGCACCCCCGGCGATGAGCATGGAACCGGCCGACGCCGATGCGTCCGCCGCGCCCCCGGCAGAGGGGATGTCCGAAGAGCCACCAGTTGTGCAGTCGCCGACGGCGACGGCGCCGCCTGCTGCGCCGCGTCCAACCCTGGACTTGGGCGGCAAAGACGGAACCGCACCGCTGGGTACCGTCGGCCCTGTTTCCGCGAAGAAAGCGAACTCCGAGCGCGCGGAGCCTTCCGCGAGTGACGTTGAAGCGGCCCAGGGACAAACGGCCCCGCTCCCGCCAACGAAGGAAATCGAAGCGCCAGTCAAGAGCTTGCGTAGCGAACTGGTGAGCGGTCTCGAGCGGAGACCCTCCGTCGAGAGCAAATCGCCTGCCGTCAAGACGGTGGTGATGCCCAAGCCAGGCGAGAAGCTCGAGCACACTGCTCCTCTCCCCCCAACCAAGGAAGTGGAGTTCAAGGCCAAGGCGCCAGTCGAGGAGATCAGCGAAGCGCCCGCGACGGTGATCAGCGAGGCGCCCAAGGCAGCCCCGCCGAAGGCGGAGAGCGTGGATCCCGCGGTCAGTGCTAGTGCCGCCGAAGCCGAAGTCAGCGCACCCAGTGAGTCCCGCGCGTCCGCCGCGGCTGAGAGCCCGACGTCGCAGGTGCTGGAGCAGAGTTCTGACTCCGTGCCCGTCGCGCGCGCCAAGGCCAAGGTCGACACTCAGATGGGTCTCGGCCCAGGACCCGGCCCCCAGGCAGCGCGCAAGGAAGAGAAGCCGGAGGTGAAAATCTCCGAAAGCCTCAAGAGTATCGCTGAAGCCGCACGGAAAGATGCTGCCGCGCGGAACGATGAGTCTGTGCGGAAAAATGAACCCGTGCGGAAAGAGACGCCCGAGTCGGAGGCTGAGCCTAAGGCTGGAACTGAGGGCGAGAAGGCTGCGGGGCCCAGTATCGGGCTCAAGGCGCTCGACGCGAAGCGCGATGCTGCGAAATCCGAAGAACGTGACGAAGGGGATCGCGAGTCGGCCTCACGGCTTCCCGGTACCAAGTCGATCCGCTTCGACGAGCCGCGGGTACGGAAGATTGACAAAGGTCCGATGCCTCGTCTGGAGGACGAGACGCCCGCGGCACTGGCGGCCAACGGAGTCTACAAGTCCGGTGGTCCGAAGTGGCTGCGAGGCGCTGGAACAATTGGCGCGGCCGCTGCGGCTGGACTAGTCGCATACTTTGGCGTGCGCATGCTCATGGGGCCCGCGGCAGCGGACACAAACCTCGAGGAAACGCCTGCGGCCGCCGCAGAGGCGCCCATGGAGGAGAGCAGCGCCGAGACGCCAGAGGCACCCGCAGAGTCCGCGCCGGAGGCCACCAAGAAGAAGCATGAGGCGAAGGTCGGTGGCAACGTCAAGCTGACGTTTGGCGATGCGCCCGACGACATCACCCTCGACGCCGACAAGGGCTTGCTGGAACTCAACACCGGCGCCCGCCACTCAATCTACGTAGACGAGCAGTTCGTCGGCCGGGGACCCCGGAGACGAGTTCCGCTCGGAACCGGAAAGCACGACGTGCGCCTCAAGCTCAACGGCGAAGAGCTGAAGCAAGAGGTTCAGATTGAAGCGCGGCGTACCACCTTGTTCGAGGTTCAAGGCGCTGAGGACGAGGACTGA
- a CDS encoding sulfatase-like hydrolase/transferase: protein MTSGFGKLPQLSVLALCALAFTGVSCDDKQAPKTDLQPVASSGDAGAEAPPTKARRTSLLSLLSRCDLYHRGAFVDLAGKDVQARREFAIGPFLDTQSVDREGTQVARIDTSKVAYDFWLDAELEEPFIELRAAAGSVSRAGIYLDDRYVATLKFKDDIDNVRTRTLDTKLGPGRHTVTLNLRGKASPKGRIDVDWIRLAVSDDIKSTFTPLREEDIVRDIAIDGVPRQALTLPAPSAVRCPLWVPKGAAFNVNLGFWGTGKGDAELRLLEDGKQPLVLQRRKLHGGPGASWTPVHIDLTEYADRLVAIELRAASGVDSGRLVFGDPELQLDGVTERQTTPNTNTVIVIVMSGIDRRRVPPFAPPRDLPGLAELMRAGVSFTGYRTPTTVASSVVASMLTGVSPRAHGLQDPVGRIPEEVRSVAEILKQASGRTAMFTGVPTSFSGFGFDRGWDRFEEYSPVKDLPATEPLAQATAWLEKQLDSKSRRLVVTHLRGGHPPWDLTTAEAGQLPPLEYGGLLHARRGAIILHDVRARRRANTRRLATEDWQRLHAFHDAALIKQDAELVKLLALLKKKGAYDDAMIVVVGDVPMGDPPEVPFDPAPPLREDRLLAPLYVKFPHGALSGSQVTLPTTSMDVATTILAAFDLKPARHIDGVDLYQSAVGVEPPLGRPLEATLGNDYSSRWGLLLLSGRLGRKPSLCELDVDPACVSDAFESRPIAARALWRATHKLEIEARRVAKSGSRAQLDDDENAALTVWGY, encoded by the coding sequence GTGACGAGCGGTTTCGGCAAGCTCCCGCAGCTCTCGGTGTTGGCCCTGTGTGCATTGGCCTTCACCGGCGTGAGCTGTGATGACAAGCAGGCGCCGAAGACCGATCTTCAGCCAGTGGCGTCCAGCGGCGACGCTGGCGCCGAGGCACCCCCGACCAAGGCGCGTCGCACCAGCCTGCTGAGCCTGTTGTCGCGCTGCGACCTCTACCACCGCGGGGCGTTCGTCGACCTGGCGGGCAAGGACGTTCAGGCGCGACGTGAGTTCGCGATTGGACCGTTCTTGGACACTCAGTCGGTGGATCGCGAGGGCACGCAAGTCGCACGCATCGACACCTCCAAGGTCGCGTACGATTTCTGGCTCGACGCCGAGCTGGAGGAACCGTTCATCGAGCTCAGAGCCGCTGCCGGGAGCGTCAGTCGTGCGGGGATCTACCTGGACGATCGCTATGTCGCCACGCTCAAGTTCAAGGACGACATCGACAACGTGCGCACGCGGACCCTGGACACGAAGCTCGGTCCCGGTCGGCATACTGTTACGTTAAATCTGCGCGGAAAAGCTAGCCCCAAGGGTCGAATCGATGTCGATTGGATTCGACTCGCGGTGAGCGACGACATCAAGTCAACGTTCACACCGCTGCGAGAAGAGGACATCGTTCGCGATATCGCGATCGACGGGGTCCCTCGTCAGGCCCTCACGTTGCCAGCGCCGAGCGCGGTGCGCTGCCCCTTGTGGGTTCCCAAGGGTGCGGCGTTCAACGTCAATCTGGGTTTCTGGGGCACCGGCAAGGGCGACGCGGAACTACGGCTACTAGAGGACGGGAAGCAGCCGCTGGTGCTTCAGCGCCGCAAGCTGCACGGTGGACCAGGGGCTTCTTGGACCCCAGTTCACATCGACCTCACGGAGTACGCCGACCGCCTGGTCGCGATCGAGCTTCGAGCCGCGTCGGGTGTCGACTCCGGGCGGTTGGTGTTCGGTGATCCCGAGCTTCAGTTGGATGGCGTGACCGAGCGTCAGACCACCCCCAACACGAACACCGTGATCGTGATCGTGATGTCGGGGATCGACCGCCGCCGGGTACCGCCGTTTGCCCCGCCTCGCGACCTGCCTGGTTTGGCGGAGTTGATGCGAGCGGGTGTTAGCTTTACTGGCTACCGTACCCCCACGACCGTCGCGTCGTCGGTTGTCGCTAGCATGCTCACTGGGGTATCTCCCCGCGCACATGGCCTTCAGGATCCGGTCGGACGCATCCCCGAGGAAGTGCGGAGCGTCGCCGAGATCCTGAAGCAAGCCAGCGGTCGCACGGCGATGTTCACGGGCGTGCCCACTAGTTTCTCTGGGTTTGGTTTCGACCGCGGATGGGACCGCTTCGAAGAGTACTCACCGGTGAAAGACCTGCCGGCGACGGAGCCGTTGGCTCAGGCGACGGCCTGGCTCGAGAAGCAGCTGGACTCGAAGAGCCGGCGCCTGGTCGTTACTCACCTGCGCGGAGGTCATCCACCTTGGGACCTGACCACCGCGGAGGCCGGGCAGCTACCACCCTTGGAATACGGAGGGCTGCTGCACGCGCGGCGCGGCGCGATCATCTTGCACGATGTGCGCGCGCGACGGCGCGCGAACACCCGGCGGCTGGCCACGGAAGACTGGCAGCGTCTCCACGCCTTTCACGATGCGGCGCTGATCAAGCAGGACGCGGAGCTGGTGAAGCTACTCGCACTCTTGAAGAAGAAGGGTGCCTACGACGACGCGATGATCGTCGTCGTGGGTGACGTGCCCATGGGGGATCCGCCCGAGGTGCCGTTCGATCCAGCGCCACCCCTGCGCGAGGATCGCTTGCTCGCGCCGCTCTACGTGAAGTTTCCCCACGGAGCGCTGTCCGGCAGCCAGGTCACGCTGCCGACGACTTCGATGGACGTGGCCACCACGATCCTCGCGGCATTTGACTTGAAGCCTGCGCGGCACATCGATGGCGTCGACTTGTATCAGTCTGCCGTGGGCGTGGAACCTCCGCTTGGGCGTCCCTTGGAAGCGACTCTGGGCAACGACTACTCCTCGCGATGGGGGCTGTTGCTGCTCTCGGGTCGCTTGGGTCGCAAGCCGTCGTTGTGTGAGCTGGATGTGGACCCGGCCTGTGTCTCGGACGCCTTCGAGTCGCGACCCATCGCCGCGCGAGCGCTCTGGCGCGCGACTCACAAGCTCGAGATCGAAGCGCGGCGAGTCGCCAAGAGCGGTTCGCGCGCGCAGCTCGACGATGACGAGAACGCCGCGCTCACCGTGTGGGGTTACTGA
- a CDS encoding NHL repeat-containing protein: MRTASYTLSVLCALSCVVACDGEDNTKKAGGTGAGTGMGAGGTDSGGMGGLGASAGIGGNAGSGGTQGGAGGSAGTSGSGGAGGTQGGAAGSAGAAGSSGATAGGASGSSGAAGSGGVAGSAGATSGGASGSGGTSGSAGAGGTSGAAGSAGAGGSAGSGTTGGTGGTSAGGTGGTGTGGTGGGPSCTWPGLPAGGVTLPGNSPEGVAFSNDCALLVVESDTVYRIDPATPSVATAFATQTGVTDLQDVEVASDGTLYVTSRGANSVVRFDGTTGAFIDTFATTTFNLPNSMVFDPSGNLYVSSRNTGNVVRFSPSGTDLGVFATTAQLGSPEGMVFGPGGELFVSGRTNSVVQRFNSSGTFVSTVIQTPAVSAPEGLAFTSDGRMWVNSRDTAEVVRLNSTTFAEIDRVAFTNEQPIGMVVAPNGDVIISLRGSGRITTVP, translated from the coding sequence ATGCGAACTGCCTCCTACACGCTCTCGGTACTTTGTGCGCTCAGCTGTGTCGTCGCCTGTGATGGTGAAGACAACACCAAAAAGGCTGGGGGCACCGGCGCCGGCACTGGCATGGGCGCTGGAGGCACTGACAGCGGGGGCATGGGTGGATTGGGTGCTTCCGCGGGGATAGGTGGTAACGCGGGATCGGGGGGCACTCAGGGTGGCGCCGGCGGCAGTGCAGGCACGAGCGGCAGTGGCGGCGCTGGGGGCACCCAGGGCGGAGCCGCTGGAAGCGCGGGTGCGGCAGGCAGCAGTGGTGCGACTGCCGGTGGTGCGAGCGGGAGCAGTGGCGCAGCTGGTAGCGGTGGCGTTGCTGGCAGCGCGGGGGCGACCTCCGGTGGCGCAAGCGGGAGTGGTGGAACCAGCGGCAGCGCCGGAGCCGGGGGAACTAGTGGCGCCGCAGGGAGCGCTGGAGCTGGAGGTAGCGCGGGCAGCGGCACCACCGGCGGAACCGGTGGAACCAGCGCGGGCGGCACCGGCGGAACTGGCACCGGCGGAACCGGTGGTGGACCCAGCTGCACGTGGCCGGGCTTGCCAGCGGGCGGTGTGACCCTGCCCGGAAACTCTCCAGAGGGCGTCGCTTTCAGCAACGACTGCGCACTGCTCGTCGTGGAGTCGGACACCGTGTATCGCATCGACCCCGCGACGCCGAGCGTCGCGACCGCTTTTGCAACTCAAACCGGCGTCACGGATCTGCAAGACGTGGAGGTGGCGAGCGACGGCACGCTCTATGTCACCTCTCGTGGCGCGAACTCTGTCGTGCGTTTCGACGGAACGACAGGCGCGTTCATCGACACCTTCGCGACGACGACCTTCAATCTCCCGAATTCGATGGTGTTCGACCCGAGCGGCAACCTCTACGTCAGCTCGCGCAATACCGGTAACGTCGTGCGCTTCTCTCCCAGCGGCACGGACCTCGGTGTGTTCGCAACGACTGCTCAGCTCGGCAGCCCGGAGGGCATGGTGTTCGGGCCTGGCGGCGAGCTTTTCGTCAGCGGTCGCACCAACTCGGTGGTCCAGCGCTTCAACTCGAGCGGCACCTTCGTCTCGACGGTGATCCAGACGCCGGCCGTCAGCGCTCCGGAAGGGCTCGCCTTCACCAGTGACGGCCGCATGTGGGTCAACAGCCGGGATACCGCCGAAGTGGTTCGGCTGAACAGCACCACCTTCGCGGAAATCGATCGCGTGGCGTTCACCAATGAACAACCCATCGGCATGGTTGTGGCGCCCAACGGGGATGTCATCATCAGCTTGCGGGGATCCGGTCGCATCACGACGGTGCCCTAA
- a CDS encoding flavodoxin family protein: MKAVVLAALPDDHGPLKAASVDLLAELERAGYDEVSLFELNNAPLAYCQGEFDCWLKTPGKCRAHDLEGDIVAAVHDADALVTLGRLTFGGHGHSVKRAVDRLICLLEPFFEKRAGLTHHVGRYDHLPAWFSVSWAPSANTLEAETQLDLTEANALNFFAPRFGCAVLLKGEEQAWGAQIAAALASKKVPGEAIRSRDPLRSDLLAMAAPDLSALGPTSVRRAAILVGSPKVKGTSASEAMARSLAARLEAEGVIAEIHFATEFVHDNVRSRQAAEAIASEDLFVLVSPLYCDAFPSLTTQALELIAHARTLRNQPARFVLLVNCGFPEPEQNRTALRIARHFAEAGSYAYGGALPVGGGGVVQPGSELREPQGPVSHIVKALDIVAPALARNQVVPTAAVEVISESMQPDVAYRLIGNLGWRWTAHKNGLKQSELHARPLDHER; encoded by the coding sequence ATGAAAGCCGTCGTCCTCGCTGCGCTGCCCGATGATCATGGGCCCCTGAAGGCCGCCTCTGTGGATCTCCTCGCGGAACTGGAGCGCGCCGGTTACGACGAGGTGTCGCTGTTCGAGTTGAACAACGCGCCGCTCGCCTACTGTCAGGGCGAGTTCGACTGTTGGCTGAAGACGCCTGGCAAGTGCCGGGCTCACGATCTGGAAGGGGACATCGTCGCGGCGGTGCATGATGCGGACGCCCTGGTCACACTCGGTCGCCTGACGTTCGGTGGACACGGGCACAGCGTGAAGCGCGCAGTCGATCGGCTCATCTGCTTACTGGAGCCCTTCTTCGAGAAGCGCGCTGGGCTGACGCATCATGTGGGTCGCTACGATCACCTACCCGCCTGGTTCAGCGTGAGCTGGGCGCCATCGGCGAACACACTGGAGGCGGAGACCCAGCTCGACCTGACCGAAGCCAATGCGCTCAACTTCTTTGCTCCGCGCTTTGGCTGCGCGGTGTTGTTGAAGGGAGAGGAGCAAGCTTGGGGCGCGCAGATCGCTGCCGCGCTGGCGTCCAAGAAAGTCCCGGGAGAGGCGATTCGCTCACGGGACCCGCTGCGCTCCGACTTGCTCGCGATGGCCGCGCCGGATCTGAGCGCGTTAGGGCCTACGTCGGTGCGCCGCGCGGCGATCCTGGTCGGCAGCCCGAAGGTCAAAGGCACCAGCGCCTCCGAGGCTATGGCTCGTTCGCTGGCGGCACGTCTGGAGGCGGAGGGCGTGATCGCCGAGATCCACTTCGCGACGGAGTTCGTACACGACAACGTGCGATCCAGACAGGCAGCTGAGGCAATCGCCTCGGAGGATCTGTTCGTGTTGGTGAGCCCACTCTACTGCGACGCGTTTCCTTCGCTCACCACCCAGGCGCTCGAGCTGATCGCCCATGCTCGTACCCTGCGGAATCAACCCGCGCGTTTCGTCTTGCTGGTCAACTGCGGTTTCCCCGAACCCGAACAGAACCGTACCGCGCTGCGCATCGCACGGCACTTCGCGGAGGCGGGGAGCTATGCGTACGGCGGTGCGCTACCCGTCGGAGGTGGCGGGGTGGTCCAACCCGGATCGGAGCTGCGCGAGCCGCAGGGACCGGTGAGTCACATCGTCAAGGCGCTGGACATCGTAGCGCCAGCCCTGGCGCGAAATCAGGTCGTGCCGACTGCCGCCGTCGAAGTCATCAGCGAATCCATGCAGCCCGATGTCGCGTACCGGCTGATAGGCAACCTGGGTTGGCGCTGGACGGCTCACAAGAACGGGCTCAAGCAAAGCGAACTGCACGCGCGGCCCCTCGACCACGAGCGCTGA